Genomic DNA from Haloplanus sp. HW8-1:
CACTGTCCGTAGCGGTGGGTGGTCGTTCCCGAGGCGAGCAGGTGGCCGTTGGCGTCCAGATCCGCGATGATGTCGTCGTTGGCGTCGCGGACGAACTGGCCGGCGTACTCGCCCGCTGCCTCGGTGAACGTGCCGTCTCCCGCTACGGGCGAGAAGACTTCGAGGCCGAGTTCCTGGCCGCGCTCGAAGTCCACTTCACCGTGACCCGGTGCGGAGTGGACGAGACCGGTGCGGTCCGCCTCGACGTAGTCGGCGGCGTACACCCGGCCGGTGCCCTCGCCGTCGGCGTGGTCGGGCACCTCTTCTGCGAGCGGGTGGTCGTAAGTCCAGCCGACCAGTTCCTCGCCGGCCAGTTCCTCGACCACCTCGTAGTCCTCGTACCGTCCCTCGCGGAGGACGTCCTCGACGCAGGGCTCGGCGACGTAGAGTCGGTCGGTCTCGTCGCCCTTCTCGGCGTCGACGGCCTGGTAGGTCATCTCGGCGTCGACGGCGACGAACTCGTTGGCCGGGATGGTCCACGGGGTCGTCGTCCAGACGACGAGCGATCCCTCGCGCTCTTGCAGGGGGAATCGGACGTAGATGGAGGGCGACTCGATCTCGTGGTACTCCACCTCGTTGTCGGCGATGGCCGTCTCACACCGGGGACACTGGTTGATTGCGCGCTTGCCGCGTTCGACGAGGCCGTTCTCGTGGACGCGCTTGAACGCCCACCACGTCGCCTCCATGTACTCCGGCGACACCGTGCGGTAGGGGTCCGACCAGTCCATCCACGTCCCGATGGACCGGAAGTCCTCGTCCATCTTTTCGCGGTTGCGCTCCGCGAACGACTTGCACTCCTCGATGAACGCCTCCATCCCGTACTCCTCGATGTCCTTTTTCGAGTCGAAGCCGAGTTCCTCCTCGACTTTCACTTCGATGGGGAGGCCGTGCATGTCGTATCCGGGACGGTCGGTCACGTCGTACCCCGACATACGCTTGTAGCGGATGATGGCGTCTTTCAGCGTCTTGTTCCACGCCGTCCCGAGGTGCATCTGCCCACTCGTGTACGGCGGCCCGTCGACGAAAAAGAAGGGTGGATCGTCCGCGTGGGCCTCCTTCGCGGCCTCGTATGCGTCGTGTTCGTCCCAGTAGTCGCTCACCGAGGACTCCACCGCCTCGGGGGAATACTGGTCGCTGACGTCGTCCATACCCGTTCCAGTTTCCGCGCGTATATCAAAACGGTGGTCGCGCCGCCGTGGAACGATACCACAGGATTCAGGCCTCCCTCTTTCCACACCCGGATGTGGTCACACGTTCGTCCGCTCGTCGTGTCTTCGGCCTCGCTCTCGTCGCCCTCCTCCTTGCCGCCGCCGGGAGTTCGCTCGCGTACGATCCGGTCGACGACGGCGCACTCGGTCCCGGGACCGTCGAGCGCGATTCCGGGAACGTAACGGTCGTCAGTACCCAGGGCGTTCACTTCGCCGGGCAGTTCGACCGGTCGCGGCCGCCGCGGCTCCTCTCGATCGATCCCGACGGGTCCCTGCGGTGGCAGTACGAGGGCGACCACGACGAGGGAGCACGCGGCTGGTTCTACGACATCGACCCGTTGCCGAACGGCAACCTGCTGGTCGTGAGTCCGCGGGGCGGCGAGACGCTCGTCTACGAACTCGACCGTGAGACGCGCGAGCGCGTCTGGACCGAGCGGCTTCCGTTCACCGATACGCACGACGTGGACCGACTCGACGACGGCCGTCTGGTCGTCGCGCACATGCGAGCGGACGTCGAGAACGGCACCAGCGGCGACCGAGTCGTCGTCTGGAACCGGTCACGAAGCGAGGTCACCTGGGAGTGGCGCTTCGCCGATCACTTCCCGGCCGACACCGACGGCGGCGTCGACGACGACTGGACCCACGTCAACGACGTGGATCCGGTCGGCGAGGACCGACTACTGGTCTCGCCACGGAACTTCGACCAGGTGCTCCTGATCAACCGCACCACCGGCGAAATCGAGATACGTCTCGGGAGCGACGGCGACCTCGACACCCTCGACGCCCAGCACAACCCCGACTACCTCCGCGGCCCGGACGGCCGGCCGACGTTGCTCGTCGCCGACAGCGGGAACGACCGCGTGGTCGAGTACGCCCGCGAGGGCGGCGACTGGAACCGCACGTGGACGCTGACGGGCAACCTCACGTGGCCACGCGACGCCGACCGCCTCCCGAACGGCAACACCCTCGTCGTCGACAGCCTCGGCCACCGGGTGATCGAGGTGACGCCGCGGGGACGAGTCGTCTGGGAGTTCTACGCCACGTGGGCCCCCTACGACGCCGAGCGCCTCGGCACCGGAGACGGGTCGAACGGCCCGACCGTCCAGGAACTCAACGCGACGGGGAGGTACACCGTCCGTGGCGGTGCCGGGGAGTCGCCGGGTGTCGACCGTGCCACCCCTCAGGCGTGGCTCGACCGCGCCACCGACGGAACGCCCGCGGAGCGACTCGGATCGGGGCTCGCGACGTGGTGGGCCCACCGAGCGCCGTGGTTCCGCCCGGCGTGGCTGTCGCCGTGGGGATTTCTCGCGGCCGTCCTCGCGTTCGGCGTCGCCGCAGCGTGGCTAGCCACGGAGGCGTACTGGTGGCGGGGTGACGCGGCCGTCGTACGGCTGCTCGACGACGCCGGCTGAGTAATCGGCCCGACCGCTTACGAGATGTCGGGGGCCGCCTCGTCGGTTCGCCCCGGGAGTTCGAGTTCGATCTCCAGTTCGGGGTCCCCCACCCCGTCGAAGTCGATGGCGAGTCCGACGGGGTCCCCGAACGCGAAGGGGAGTTTCCACTCGTCGGTGCTGATGGTGAGTTCGCCGTCCGCCCGCAACTGCTCCCCGAGTTCGATCAGGAACGCTCCCGCCTCGCTCGCGTCGAGACGGTACTCCCGTTCGAACTCTCGGCCGGTTCGGATCGTCGTCCGATCTGATTCGCTATCTGACATGATGGTGCTCACCGACGTACGTCGACGGTCACGTCGCTCGCGATCCACCCATCCGTGTTCCCCGATTCGAGGAATACGGTCGTCTCGGGACCGCCCTCACAGACGGCGATGTCGGGGCTAGAAGGCTGGTTTCGCTCCGATACTCCATCGGTGTGCAAGCGGGAGTCGACGTCCATCGCCAGAATTTAGGCACACCTAAAATAAAAAGGTGTGGTTCGGTCGCGTCGCCGATCGGGCGCCGTGAACGCCACACAGCTTTATTCCCGCGCTCGACGAACGGACGCTATGACCCTCGACGTGGAGCGTCCCGACCCGCCGGAGCTCGAACAGACCGACCCGAACGAGTACGAGGACGCCGACGTGGTCGGCGACACGGACTACAAGCGGGACGAGATCGAGGCGCTGCTCCGAAACGGGGCGTGGGCCGACGCCTTCGACGAGTGGGCGGCGACGACGCCCCTCGACGAGGCGGAGTTCGAGGTCGTCACCGACCTGGGGCTGCTCGGGCGATTCGACTTCTTCTGGGACTCTTTCGCGGAGCGAGTGGGCTATCACGCGCCGGGGATTCCGGAGGACTGGAAGGAACGCGAGTACCACCCCGATCTGGACTCGTGGGGGACCGTCTCCGGCATCAACGCTGCCATGACCGAACTCGGACAGATCGTGTGTGACGTGCTGAAAGACGACTACATCGACTGGGAGACGGAGTACGAGGCCCCCGACGACCTCCCAGACTTCGACTAGTCGCCGAGCGGGATCGAGAGCGTCACGACGGTCCCGCCGTCCTCGGTCTCGCCCGTCGAGAACTTCCCGCCGGCCTTGGTGACGATCCAGTGGATCTGCCAGAGTCCGAGTCGATCCGCGTGGTTCAGCGGCGTTTCGCCGCCCTCGAGGACCTCGACCTCCCGGGCCGGAATGCCGGGTCCGTCGTCCACCACCTCGATGTCGACCCACTCTTCCTCGCGTCTCTCGACCCCGATCTCGACGGACGGGGTCGGGTCGGGGTTGTGCTCGATCGCGTTCTCGATGGCCTCCTCGAGGGCCGTCGTCACCCCACCGACGGACACCGCACACGGGTCGTCGGGGAGATCGACGGAGAGGGTCGCATCCGGGTAGCGATCCTCGAACACGGTCACCAGTTGCCGGATTCGGTCACACAGATCGACGGGTTCGGCGGTCGGCTCGGCAGTCGAGATGATCCGGTCGATCCGCCGCACCGACTCCCCGAGGTCCATGAGATCGACCGCCGCCCGCTCGATCACCGTCAGGGAGTCGATCGGATCGTCCGTTCCGATCTCCTCGCGGAGCAACGAGACGTGACCCTCGATCAGATTCATCTTGTTCTTCAGGTTGTGGCTGAGTACACGGTTCAACACCCGGAGACGTCGCTCCCTGATCTTGCGGTCGGTGATCTCCGTCTGGAAGCCGACGAAGTTCTTGACGACGCCGTCCTCGTCGCGGACGGGTGCGATGTCGAGTTTCTGCCAGAACCGTCGGCCGTTCTTGCGGTAGTTCACGATATCGACCGACACCGGCCGTTCGGCGTCGATCCGCTCGCGGAGTCTTCGACGTGTCTCCTCGTCGGTGTCTTCTCCCTGCAGAAATCCCCAGTTCCGACCGATCGCCTCCTCGGCGACGTACCCCGTCAGGTCTTGGAACTGCTCGTTCACGTAGATCATGGGATTGTCGTCGCGGTCCGGATCGGTGAGGGTGATACCGACCGGGGCCTCGTCCATCGCCCGCTCTTTCAGGCGGAGTTCCGCGACCGTCTCGGCCAGTTCCTGGGATCGGGTTTCGAGTTCGACCGCGGTCCGTCGCCGCTGGATCAGGTTGTCGACCCGCGAGAGGAGTTCCGCCTTCTCGACGGGCAGTTCCATCACGTCGTCGACGTACTCCCAGGCGGCGGCGCCGACCGTGTCGGCGGTGTCGGCTGGAACCAGTAACACGAACGGCAGGAAGGGTCCTCCCTCGCTCCGCCCGGCATCGACGACGTCCGCGATCCGGTCGAACCCGGTCCGTTCGATCCCGCTCCGATCGAACACACAGCAGTCGAATGCGGTCCCGAGCGCCGCCGAATCGGTCGCCGTCTCGATCCGGTACTGGCGCCCGAGTGTCTCCGTCAGGAGGTCGCGGTTGCGGCCGGGGCCCATGAGCAACAACACCCGTGGCTCGTCACCGGTCGACTGGCCGCTCTCCCCCCGTTCGATCGGCCCCTCGTGACCCGTTTCGTGTGACATGTGTGGTCGTCGAGGTCGGTGTCATCATTTCTCATGGTCCACCGAAAGGTAAGGCTTCGCTTCTGATGGATGGCCGTCACGACGGCTGTTCTATCAGATACCGGGCCCCGTACGGACGGCGCGGCTACGGTGTCGATCAGTCGGCTCTCGACGGGCATCACGGGTCTCGACGAGAACCTACACCGTAGCCTCATGTCGGCACAAAACTACATGTCCGGGGACTGTGGGCTCGGGTGAGACAATCCCCGGAGTTCATCCTCGAAGCCGGCCTCGCGGACGGCGAGGCGGGACTGTTCGTCGACCTCGTAGAGGGTTCGGCGATCTGAAGGCGAACGTGGCGTCGTTGGATTTCGATACGGACGTCATCGAGTTCCGCGATCCTGAGTCCGTCCGTTGACGTCAACGGCGGGTTCTCCGTCCCCCGGGAGCACATCAGCTACCTCGCCGCCACCACCGTCTTCCTCCGGCATCTCGGACTGCAGGGCGAACTCCGGGAGGCCATCGGCCTCCACTAAAAGCGGACGAGCGACGCCGAGCGGATTCTCCGAGAGTTCGAGATCACTCCAGACGGCATCGCCGTCGGCGACCCTCGGTTCTCGGATGCGTGGGATCCTGCGTGGCACACCGGGGCTCATCGGCGAGGACTGGTGTCAGGACTCCATCCGCTCGACGAGACGCTCCAGTTCGGCGGCCCGGTCGTCGAGGGCCGTCCGGCGCAGGCGGCGTTCGGCCTCCGTCGGACAGTCCAGGTCGGGCACCGGCGTCGGCTCCCCGTCGTCGTCGACGGCGACGAACGTGAAAAACGAGGAGGTGGTGTCGCGCTCGGTGCCCGCCTTCGGATTCTCGGCGCGTACCGCCACGGTCACCTCGATGCTGGTGTCGCCGGTTTCGTAGACGTACGCCTCGACGACGACCACCTCGCCGAGGTCGATCGGACTCTTGAAGTCCACGTGTTCCATCGACGCGGTGACGACGTCCTCGCTGGCGAAGCGCATCGCCGCGATGGCGCCACAGACGTCCATCCAGTGCAGGACGGCGCCGCCGAGTACCCGCCCGTACGTGTTCGTATCGTTGGGGAGTACGATCTCCGTCATCTCGGTGTGGGACTCCGCGAGCGTCGCCGTCTCGCCTGCAGTCATGGACCGAGAGTGAGCCGGCGAGGTGAAAAGTCCCCTCGATCCGTCGGTCGGCGGTCCGTCAGGGCTCGTCGTCGAAGTCGTCGATCCGCTCGGGTTCGAACTCGTCTTCGGGGCGACCGGCGCTGTCGAGGACGCCGTCGGTCACGGTGATGGGACAGTCGACCCGGACCGCGAGCGCGATGGCGTCGCTCGGGCGGGCGTCGAAGACGAACTTCCGGGCCTCGCCCTCGTCGTACTGTTCGACGTCGACCTTGGCGTAGAAGGTTCCGTCCGCGAGGTCGTCGATCCGGATGCCGTCGACGGCACCGCCGAACTCCGTGAGCATCTCGACGAGTAGGTCGTGTGTGAGGGGCCGCTCGAACGGTTCGCCCGACAGTCCGAGTTGGATCGCACGCGCCTGATCGGCCGTGACGACGATGGGGAGATACTCGGATCTGGCCGCAAGGAGAACCGCGGGAACGTTCGATCCGTCCTCGCTCGTGCCCACCCCGATACCGGTCACCTCGGCGGTGTGCTCCATACCCGACCGTTCGTACGCGGAGTATGAATAGCTACGGGGAGTGCTACCGCCGGACGTAGAACGCGACGGCGACGAGGACGAGCGCAGCGAGGCCACCGAGGAAGAAGACGAGTCCGGGCGGGAGGCCGGCGCCCGCGGCGTCGGCGGCGGTCGGCGCAGCCTCCGTGCTCATCGTCCCCATACCTCCGCCGTCGCCTCCCGCATCGCCCGCGCCGCCGGTTCGTGCCAGCCCCGGCAGTTCGCCGAACCGCCACTGGACGAGGAGGCTCGCGACGCCGAGGAGGCCAACGGCGCCCAACAGGCGCTTGAGCGCACTCTCGAGGCCGCCGCTCTCCGCCTCGCTCCCGGCGAACACCACGAGCGGCCGGTCGGCCGGTGCGTAGACGTTCATCTCCCGGCCTTTCTCGGAGTAGACGGTGTCGATGACCTCGATCAGGTCCGCCTCTTCGAGGTTGCCGAGGTGGTACTGTGCGTTCTGGAGGGACGTATCGACGCGGTCGGCCACGCGTGCGGGCGTATCCGGTTCGTCGTGGAGGGCCGCGAGCACCTCGCGAGCGGTGTCGGAGGACAGCGCCGACAGCAGGTCGTCGGCGTTCTCGTTATCGAGGCCGATGACGCGGGGGTCGGCCTCCTCGGCCGCCGAGGTGTCCGGGCGTGAGGGCAGCAAGTCTGCCATGGGTGGCCGTACGGTGTCTCCCGGTACAAACCTTCCTCTCTTCTCCTGTCAGTCCCGAGGATCCCCCGATCCCATACGGCAAAGAGAACCGCCAAAAACTCCGATATCGGCCGTCTCAAATCGTGACAACCACCCGCAGCGAAAAAGGGTAAGTGGGTGGAGCCCCTACGAAAACACGCAATGAGCACGCAAGAATCCGTCCGACAGCAGGCCGATTCGGTCGAAGCCAGCGACGCACTCCGGCTCGATCAGGAAAAAGTCGAACAGCTCGTCGAGGCGCTCAACACCGACCTCGCGGCGACGTACGTCCTCTACCACCAGCTGAAAAAGCACCACTGGAACGTCGAGGGCGCGGAGTTCCTCGAAATCCACGAGTATCTCGGCGAGGCCGCCGGGGACGCTGAGGCGGCCGCGGACGAACTCGCCGAGCGTGCCCAGGCGCTCGGCGGCGTCCCGCTCGCCGGCGGCAAGCGTCTCGAGGAGCACGCCCCCGTCACACCCGAGGACGACGACGTCTACGACATCCGGACCTCGCTTCACAACGACATGGAGATGTACGGCGATATCATCGAGACGGTGCGCGACCACGTCGAACTGGCCGAGGGGCTCGGTGACCACGCCACCGCCCAGATGCTCCGCGAGCAACTCGTGACGCTCGAAGAACACGCTCATCACCTCGAACATTATCTCGAAGACGACACGCTCGTCCTCGACGCCGCGACGAACTGAGATCGACGCAGTCTGCTGACGGACGACGCCCGACAGGTCCCGTTTCCGACGCCGTCATCGATTCCTCCCGCCGACGCCGTCGGCCTACCCACACCGGGTGAGGTGGGCCCTGACG
This window encodes:
- a CDS encoding aryl-sulfate sulfotransferase, translating into MVTRSSARRVFGLALVALLLAAAGSSLAYDPVDDGALGPGTVERDSGNVTVVSTQGVHFAGQFDRSRPPRLLSIDPDGSLRWQYEGDHDEGARGWFYDIDPLPNGNLLVVSPRGGETLVYELDRETRERVWTERLPFTDTHDVDRLDDGRLVVAHMRADVENGTSGDRVVVWNRSRSEVTWEWRFADHFPADTDGGVDDDWTHVNDVDPVGEDRLLVSPRNFDQVLLINRTTGEIEIRLGSDGDLDTLDAQHNPDYLRGPDGRPTLLVADSGNDRVVEYAREGGDWNRTWTLTGNLTWPRDADRLPNGNTLVVDSLGHRVIEVTPRGRVVWEFYATWAPYDAERLGTGDGSNGPTVQELNATGRYTVRGGAGESPGVDRATPQAWLDRATDGTPAERLGSGLATWWAHRAPWFRPAWLSPWGFLAAVLAFGVAAAWLATEAYWWRGDAAVVRLLDDAG
- a CDS encoding amphi-Trp domain-containing protein; this encodes MSDSESDRTTIRTGREFEREYRLDASEAGAFLIELGEQLRADGELTISTDEWKLPFAFGDPVGLAIDFDGVGDPELEIELELPGRTDEAAPDIS
- a CDS encoding PAS domain-containing protein; this translates as MSHETGHEGPIERGESGQSTGDEPRVLLLMGPGRNRDLLTETLGRQYRIETATDSAALGTAFDCCVFDRSGIERTGFDRIADVVDAGRSEGGPFLPFVLLVPADTADTVGAAAWEYVDDVMELPVEKAELLSRVDNLIQRRRTAVELETRSQELAETVAELRLKERAMDEAPVGITLTDPDRDDNPMIYVNEQFQDLTGYVAEEAIGRNWGFLQGEDTDEETRRRLRERIDAERPVSVDIVNYRKNGRRFWQKLDIAPVRDEDGVVKNFVGFQTEITDRKIRERRLRVLNRVLSHNLKNKMNLIEGHVSLLREEIGTDDPIDSLTVIERAAVDLMDLGESVRRIDRIISTAEPTAEPVDLCDRIRQLVTVFEDRYPDATLSVDLPDDPCAVSVGGVTTALEEAIENAIEHNPDPTPSVEIGVERREEEWVDIEVVDDGPGIPAREVEVLEGGETPLNHADRLGLWQIHWIVTKAGGKFSTGETEDGGTVVTLSIPLGD
- a CDS encoding acyl-CoA thioesterase, whose translation is MTAGETATLAESHTEMTEIVLPNDTNTYGRVLGGAVLHWMDVCGAIAAMRFASEDVVTASMEHVDFKSPIDLGEVVVVEAYVYETGDTSIEVTVAVRAENPKAGTERDTTSSFFTFVAVDDDGEPTPVPDLDCPTEAERRLRRTALDDRAAELERLVERMES
- a CDS encoding bifunctional nuclease family protein, with protein sequence MEHTAEVTGIGVGTSEDGSNVPAVLLAARSEYLPIVVTADQARAIQLGLSGEPFERPLTHDLLVEMLTEFGGAVDGIRIDDLADGTFYAKVDVEQYDEGEARKFVFDARPSDAIALAVRVDCPITVTDGVLDSAGRPEDEFEPERIDDFDDEP
- a CDS encoding ArsR/SmtB family transcription factor encodes the protein MADLLPSRPDTSAAEEADPRVIGLDNENADDLLSALSSDTAREVLAALHDEPDTPARVADRVDTSLQNAQYHLGNLEEADLIEVIDTVYSEKGREMNVYAPADRPLVVFAGSEAESGGLESALKRLLGAVGLLGVASLLVQWRFGELPGLARTGGAGDAGGDGGGMGTMSTEAAPTAADAAGAGLPPGLVFFLGGLAALVLVAVAFYVRR
- the dpsA gene encoding DNA starvation/stationary phase protection protein DpsA → MSTQESVRQQADSVEASDALRLDQEKVEQLVEALNTDLAATYVLYHQLKKHHWNVEGAEFLEIHEYLGEAAGDAEAAADELAERAQALGGVPLAGGKRLEEHAPVTPEDDDVYDIRTSLHNDMEMYGDIIETVRDHVELAEGLGDHATAQMLREQLVTLEEHAHHLEHYLEDDTLVLDAATN